One region of Sardina pilchardus chromosome 18, fSarPil1.1, whole genome shotgun sequence genomic DNA includes:
- the map4k3b gene encoding mitogen-activated protein kinase kinase kinase kinase 3 isoform X2, protein MMNTSLDLSRRNPQEDFELIQRIGSGTYGDVYKARNVSTGELAAIKVIKLEPGEDFAVVQQEIIMMKDCKHSNIVAYFGSYLRREKLWICMEHCGGGSLQDIYHVTGPLLESQIAYVCRETLQGLYYLHNKGKMHRDIKGANILLTDNGYVKLADFGVSAQISATLAKRKSFIGTPYWMAPEVAAVERKGGYNQLCDIWAVGITAIELAELQPPMFELHPMRALFLMSKSNFVPPKLKDKVKWTNNFHHFVKVALTKNPKKRPTADKILQHPFVSQPLSRTLAIELLDKASNPDHTPYSDQEDDDPEPESPVSVPHRIRSTSRSTREGKTLSEINFDQVKFDPPMRKETEPHHEPDLEYNQDSPSLLGGNKSLLKSVEEELQQSTTNTTIKRPKVPPPLPPKPKSLCATPNHNGPIDEEGGNDGTIKRCPPTSPCPTPPSRPAPCVPPRPPPPRLPPHRRSSLGNGVSPSQQQNGEKERQSTLPTIPLRREKKDVPKPICNGLPPTPKVHMGACFSKVFNGCPLKIHCAGSWINPDTRDEYLLFGAEEGIYTLNLNELHESCMEQLFPRRCTWLYVMNNCLLSISGKASQLYCHNLSGLFEQARQMQKLPVAIPTHKIPDKIIPRKFTVSNKIPDTKGCQKCCVVRNPYTGHKYLCGAFQSSVILLEWVEPMQRFMLIKSIEFTLPCPLEVFEMLVVPDFQYPLICLAVSKGSVPDQVVTFGTINPSLTTPTFTESNTPQTCVIHVTQLERDTILVCLDRCIKMVNLEGRLKSNRKLSAELTFNFQIEAIVCLQDSVLAFWRHGMQGRSFKSNEITQEISDSTRIFRLLGSDRTVILESRPTDNPTAHSNLYILAGHENSY, encoded by the exons ATGATGAATACCAGTCTGGACTTGTCTCGGCGGAACCCGCAAGAAGATTTTGAGCTCATTCAGAGAATCGGGAGTGGAACGTATGGAGATGTGTACAAG GCTCGAAATGTCAGCACAGGAGAGCTGGCCGCCATTAAAGTCATCAAGCTGGAGCCAG GCGAGGACTTTGCCGTGGTGCAGCAGGAGATTATCATGATGAAGGACTGCAAGCACTCCAACATCGTGGCCTACTTCGGCAGCTATCTCAG GAGGGAAAAATTATGGATCTGCATGGAGCATTGTGGAGGAGGATCCCTACAGGATATTTACCATG TGACGGGGCCCTTGTTAGAATCCCAAATTGCGTACGTGTGTCGGGAAACCCTACAG GGGTTGTACTATCTCCacaacaagggcaaaatgcacagGGACATAAAG gGAGCAAATATCTTGTTAACAGACAATGGATATGTGAAACTAG CTGACTTTGGGGTCTCGGCCCAGATCTCGGCCACCCTGGCCAAGAGGAAGTCCTTCATCGGCACGCCCTACTG gatGGCTCCAGAGGTGGCTGCggtggagaggaaaggggggtaTAATCAGCTGTGTGATATCTGGGCCGTGGGGATCACCGCCATCGAACTGGCTGAGCTGCAGCCTCCCATGTTCGAGCTGCACCCGATGAG gGCTCTGTTCCTGATGAGTAAGAGCAATTTTGTACCACCCAAACTGAAGGATAAAGTGAAATG GACCAATAACTTCCACCACTTTGTCAAAGTGGCCCTCACTAAAAACCCCAAGAAGCGTCCCACGGCGGATAAAATACTGCAG CACCCGTTCGTTTCCCAGCCTCTGAGCCGCACACTGGCCATCGAGCTCCTGGACAAGGCCAGCAACCCAGACCACACTCCCTACAGCGACCAGGAGGACGATGACCCCGAGCCAGAG TCGCCTGTGTCGGTCCCCCATCGGATTCGCTCAACCAGCCGCAGCACTCGGGAGGGGAAAACGCTGTCAGAGATCAACT TCGATCAGGTGAAGTTTGACCCCCCCATGAGAAAGGAGACGGAGCCCCATCATgaaccg GATCTGGAGTACAACCAAGATTCCCCAAGCCTGCTTGGTGGAAAcaa gAGTCTGTTGAAGTCGGTGGAGGAGGAGTTACAGCAGAG CACTACAAACACTACAATAAAGAGACCCAAAGTGCCCCCGCCACTGCCCCCTAAG CCCAAGTCCCTGTGTGCAACTCCGAATCATAACGGGCCGATCGACGAGGAGGGCGGCAACGACGGCACCATCAAGCGCTGCCCGCCGACGTCCCCCTGCCCCACGCCCCCCTCTCGGCCCGCGCCCTGCGTGCCCCCCAGACCCCCGCCTCCGCGCCTGCCCCCGCACCGCCGCAGCAGCCTAG GTAATGGAGTCAGCCCCTCCCAACAACagaacggagagaaagagagacagtccACCCTGCCTACTATTCCCctcaggagagaaaagaaggacgTTCCG AAACCCATCTGCAATGGCTTGCCCCCGACTCCTAAAGTCCAT ATGGGAGCATGCTTCTCAAAGGTGTTCAACGGCTGCCCTCTGAAAATCCACTGCGCTGGATCCTGGATAAATCCGGACACGAGGG ATGAGTATTTGCTCTTCGGCGCAGAGGAAGGGATCTACACCCTGAACTTGAACGAGCTGCATGAGAGCTGCATGGAGCAG TTGTTTCCACGGCGATGCACATGGCTGTATGTTATGAACAACTGTCTGTTGTCCATATCTG GCAAAGCCTCTCAGCTCTACTGCCATAACTTGTCCGGTCTGTTTGAGCAAGCTCGGCAGATGCAGAAGCTGCCCGTTGCCATACCAACGCATAAAATCCCAGACAAAATCATTCCAAG GAAATTTACCGTGTCCAACAAGATTCCAGACACGAAAGGGTGCCAGAAATGCTGTGTAG tgaggAACCCCTACACGGGTCATAAGTACCTGTGCGGAGCCTTCCAGTCGAGTGTGATTCTGCTGGAGTGGGTGGAACCCATGCAGAGGTTCATGCTCATCAAG AGTATTGAGTTTACATTGCCGTGTCCACTGGAGGTATTTGAGATGCTGGTGGTGCCCGACTTCCAGTACCCACTCATCTGCCTGGCGGTCAGCAAGGGCAGCGTTCCCGACCAGGTGGTGACCTTTGGCACCATCAACCCCAGCCTGACCACCCCCACCTTCACCGAGTCAA ATACGCCGCAGACCTGCGTCATCCATGTCACCCAGCTGGAGAGGGACACCATCTTAGTCTGTCTGGACC gttGTATAAAGATGGTGAATTTAGAAGGCAGACTGAAGTCCAATAGAAAGCTGTCAGCAGAGCTCACCTTTAACTTCCAGATTGAGGCAATAG TGTGTCTTCAGGACAGCGTTTTGGCTTTTTGGAGGCATGGAATGCAGGGTCGGAGCTTCAAGTCAAATGAG ATCACTCAGGAGATCTCCGACAGCACTCGCATCTTCAGACTGCTGGGGTCTGACAG GACGGTGATCTTGGAGAGCCGGCCCACAGACAACCCCACGGCTCACAGTAACCTGTACATACTCGCTGGCCATGAGAACAGCtactga
- the map4k3b gene encoding mitogen-activated protein kinase kinase kinase kinase 3 isoform X1, translating to MMNTSLDLSRRNPQEDFELIQRIGSGTYGDVYKARNVSTGELAAIKVIKLEPGEDFAVVQQEIIMMKDCKHSNIVAYFGSYLRREKLWICMEHCGGGSLQDIYHVTGPLLESQIAYVCRETLQGLYYLHNKGKMHRDIKGANILLTDNGYVKLADFGVSAQISATLAKRKSFIGTPYWMAPEVAAVERKGGYNQLCDIWAVGITAIELAELQPPMFELHPMRALFLMSKSNFVPPKLKDKVKWTNNFHHFVKVALTKNPKKRPTADKILQHPFVSQPLSRTLAIELLDKASNPDHTPYSDQEDDDPEPESPVSVPHRIRSTSRSTREGKTLSEINFDQVKFDPPMRKETEPHHEPDLEYNQDSPSLLGGNKSLLKSVEEELQQRGHVTHLETGEDDDGDGDDDEEAPHTTNTTIKRPKVPPPLPPKPKSLCATPNHNGPIDEEGGNDGTIKRCPPTSPCPTPPSRPAPCVPPRPPPPRLPPHRRSSLGNGVSPSQQQNGEKERQSTLPTIPLRREKKDVPKPICNGLPPTPKVHMGACFSKVFNGCPLKIHCAGSWINPDTRDEYLLFGAEEGIYTLNLNELHESCMEQLFPRRCTWLYVMNNCLLSISGKASQLYCHNLSGLFEQARQMQKLPVAIPTHKIPDKIIPRKFTVSNKIPDTKGCQKCCVVRNPYTGHKYLCGAFQSSVILLEWVEPMQRFMLIKSIEFTLPCPLEVFEMLVVPDFQYPLICLAVSKGSVPDQVVTFGTINPSLTTPTFTESNTPQTCVIHVTQLERDTILVCLDRCIKMVNLEGRLKSNRKLSAELTFNFQIEAIVCLQDSVLAFWRHGMQGRSFKSNEITQEISDSTRIFRLLGSDRTVILESRPTDNPTAHSNLYILAGHENSY from the exons ATGATGAATACCAGTCTGGACTTGTCTCGGCGGAACCCGCAAGAAGATTTTGAGCTCATTCAGAGAATCGGGAGTGGAACGTATGGAGATGTGTACAAG GCTCGAAATGTCAGCACAGGAGAGCTGGCCGCCATTAAAGTCATCAAGCTGGAGCCAG GCGAGGACTTTGCCGTGGTGCAGCAGGAGATTATCATGATGAAGGACTGCAAGCACTCCAACATCGTGGCCTACTTCGGCAGCTATCTCAG GAGGGAAAAATTATGGATCTGCATGGAGCATTGTGGAGGAGGATCCCTACAGGATATTTACCATG TGACGGGGCCCTTGTTAGAATCCCAAATTGCGTACGTGTGTCGGGAAACCCTACAG GGGTTGTACTATCTCCacaacaagggcaaaatgcacagGGACATAAAG gGAGCAAATATCTTGTTAACAGACAATGGATATGTGAAACTAG CTGACTTTGGGGTCTCGGCCCAGATCTCGGCCACCCTGGCCAAGAGGAAGTCCTTCATCGGCACGCCCTACTG gatGGCTCCAGAGGTGGCTGCggtggagaggaaaggggggtaTAATCAGCTGTGTGATATCTGGGCCGTGGGGATCACCGCCATCGAACTGGCTGAGCTGCAGCCTCCCATGTTCGAGCTGCACCCGATGAG gGCTCTGTTCCTGATGAGTAAGAGCAATTTTGTACCACCCAAACTGAAGGATAAAGTGAAATG GACCAATAACTTCCACCACTTTGTCAAAGTGGCCCTCACTAAAAACCCCAAGAAGCGTCCCACGGCGGATAAAATACTGCAG CACCCGTTCGTTTCCCAGCCTCTGAGCCGCACACTGGCCATCGAGCTCCTGGACAAGGCCAGCAACCCAGACCACACTCCCTACAGCGACCAGGAGGACGATGACCCCGAGCCAGAG TCGCCTGTGTCGGTCCCCCATCGGATTCGCTCAACCAGCCGCAGCACTCGGGAGGGGAAAACGCTGTCAGAGATCAACT TCGATCAGGTGAAGTTTGACCCCCCCATGAGAAAGGAGACGGAGCCCCATCATgaaccg GATCTGGAGTACAACCAAGATTCCCCAAGCCTGCTTGGTGGAAAcaa gAGTCTGTTGAAGTCGGTGGAGGAGGAGTTACAGCAGAG gGGTCATGTTACACACTTAGAGACTggggaggatgatgatggtgatggtgatgatgatgaggaagccccgca CACTACAAACACTACAATAAAGAGACCCAAAGTGCCCCCGCCACTGCCCCCTAAG CCCAAGTCCCTGTGTGCAACTCCGAATCATAACGGGCCGATCGACGAGGAGGGCGGCAACGACGGCACCATCAAGCGCTGCCCGCCGACGTCCCCCTGCCCCACGCCCCCCTCTCGGCCCGCGCCCTGCGTGCCCCCCAGACCCCCGCCTCCGCGCCTGCCCCCGCACCGCCGCAGCAGCCTAG GTAATGGAGTCAGCCCCTCCCAACAACagaacggagagaaagagagacagtccACCCTGCCTACTATTCCCctcaggagagaaaagaaggacgTTCCG AAACCCATCTGCAATGGCTTGCCCCCGACTCCTAAAGTCCAT ATGGGAGCATGCTTCTCAAAGGTGTTCAACGGCTGCCCTCTGAAAATCCACTGCGCTGGATCCTGGATAAATCCGGACACGAGGG ATGAGTATTTGCTCTTCGGCGCAGAGGAAGGGATCTACACCCTGAACTTGAACGAGCTGCATGAGAGCTGCATGGAGCAG TTGTTTCCACGGCGATGCACATGGCTGTATGTTATGAACAACTGTCTGTTGTCCATATCTG GCAAAGCCTCTCAGCTCTACTGCCATAACTTGTCCGGTCTGTTTGAGCAAGCTCGGCAGATGCAGAAGCTGCCCGTTGCCATACCAACGCATAAAATCCCAGACAAAATCATTCCAAG GAAATTTACCGTGTCCAACAAGATTCCAGACACGAAAGGGTGCCAGAAATGCTGTGTAG tgaggAACCCCTACACGGGTCATAAGTACCTGTGCGGAGCCTTCCAGTCGAGTGTGATTCTGCTGGAGTGGGTGGAACCCATGCAGAGGTTCATGCTCATCAAG AGTATTGAGTTTACATTGCCGTGTCCACTGGAGGTATTTGAGATGCTGGTGGTGCCCGACTTCCAGTACCCACTCATCTGCCTGGCGGTCAGCAAGGGCAGCGTTCCCGACCAGGTGGTGACCTTTGGCACCATCAACCCCAGCCTGACCACCCCCACCTTCACCGAGTCAA ATACGCCGCAGACCTGCGTCATCCATGTCACCCAGCTGGAGAGGGACACCATCTTAGTCTGTCTGGACC gttGTATAAAGATGGTGAATTTAGAAGGCAGACTGAAGTCCAATAGAAAGCTGTCAGCAGAGCTCACCTTTAACTTCCAGATTGAGGCAATAG TGTGTCTTCAGGACAGCGTTTTGGCTTTTTGGAGGCATGGAATGCAGGGTCGGAGCTTCAAGTCAAATGAG ATCACTCAGGAGATCTCCGACAGCACTCGCATCTTCAGACTGCTGGGGTCTGACAG GACGGTGATCTTGGAGAGCCGGCCCACAGACAACCCCACGGCTCACAGTAACCTGTACATACTCGCTGGCCATGAGAACAGCtactga
- the arhgef33 gene encoding rho guanine nucleotide exchange factor 33 has translation MGDVFLRLTSKESDFLEHYVSYLKELPECVSVGDIMGDDTRPSLHNLLLQPVQRIPEYLALLQSLLRQTESEHPDYYLLLVCVQHLRTFTTQYNHLLQHNQELLTHPHASSVKQLYKMGDYEPAVNYCSPSALLEPSSRSRSKAAAVNVKRYQDWEAEPHRYEPNVPSPVSFLPDTDGRLKSPMSPLRSIPEADGAGSALASALGAFLPYEGLGGGGDSSACERCPSSQSASSDSSIDIAFVRCSPAPGSAHPSHAAAASRRSNDGRAYRAGRGCVSPDSVGLMRPRPLQAVQRKSKSLNGLQLDSIDSPAHSGRGGVHPRLERQSSAKGRLRHHDTHTHTDTEDQTHVMHTKDSVSPPWGEELKWRGVAEENHHTPLSERSRKQDGGKGFRSSFKKLFKKKSSGESKDKEKDKDKSEGQSCTDPESARSARGHRLGEIDRGTAV, from the exons ATGGGAGATGTATTTCTTCGGCTCACCAGCAAAGAG AGTGATTTCCTGGAGCACTATGTGTCCTACCTGAAGGAGCttccagagtgtgtgtctgtg GGTGACATCATGGGAGATGACACACGCCCATCCCTCCACAACTTGCTTCTCCAGCCTGTGCAACGCATCCCAGAATACCTTGCACTCCTACAG agccTGCTGCGACAGACGGAGTCGGAGCACCCGGACTATTAccttctgctggtgtgtgtgcagcacctgCGCACCTTCACCACACAGTATAACCACCTGCTGCAGCACAACCAGGAGCTGCTCACACAcccccacgc GTCATCTGTGAAACAGCTCTACAAAATGGGCGACTACGAACCTGCAGTTAACTACTGTTCCCCCAGCGCTTTACT tgagcCCAGCAGCCGATCCCGCAGTAAAGCAGCAGCTGTCAACGTGAAGCGCTACCAGGACTGGGAGGCCGAGCCGCACCGCTACGAGCCCAACGTCCCGTCGCCCGTCTCCTTCCTGCCCGACACCGACGGGCGCCTCAAGTCGCCCATGTCGCCCCTGCGGAGCATCCCGGAGGCCGATGGGGCGGGCTCGGCGCTGGCCTCCGCTCTGGGCGCCTTCCTGCCGTACGAGGGCCTGGGCGGCGGTGGCGACTCCTCGGCGTGCGAGCGCTGCCCGTCCAGCCAGTCCGCTTCGTCCGACTCCAGCATCGACATCGCCTTCGTGCGCTGCAGCCCGGCGCCCGGCTCCGCGCACCCCTcgcacgccgccgccgccagcaGGCGGAGCAACGACGGCAGGGCGTACCGGGCGGGCCGCGGCTGCGTGTCTCCCGACTCGGTGGGGCTGATGAGGCCTCGCCCCCTGCAGGCCGTGCAGAGGAAGAGCAAGTCGCTCAACGGCCTGCAGCTGGACAGCATCGACAGCCCGGCCCACTCAGGCCGCGGCGGCGTCCACCCGCGACTGGAGCGCCAGTCCAGCGCCAAGGGCCGCCTGAGgcaccacgacacacacacacacaccgacacggAGGACCAGACACACGTGATGCACACCAAG GACTCTGTGAGCCCGCCGTGGGGGGAGGAGCTAAAGTGGAGGGGCGTGGCGGAGGAGAACCATCACACACCGCTGAGTGAGCGAAGCAGGAAGCAGGACGGAGGAAAGGGCTTCAGGAGCTCCTTCAAGAAACTCTTCAAGAAGAA gtCAAGTGGTGAGAGCAAGGACAAGGAGAAGGACAAGGACAAGTCTGAAGGCCAGAGCTGCACTGACCCTGAGTCAGCACGGTCAGCACGAGGACATCGTCTGGGAGAGATTGACCGTGGTACAGCCGTATGA
- the morn2 gene encoding MORN repeat-containing protein 2 — SEGKAQSDGKKGEESFTVTYIFPNGDTYEGECYRTSEGVVVRRGVGTQKTACGITYSGQWSEDKMNGDGALAHPSGAKYEGEFLDNMYHGKGTYYFPDGTKYIGTFNENRLEGEGEFTDADGLEWTGVFHNRAAPGLKLKLNM, encoded by the exons TCAGAGGGGAAGGCGCAGAGTGATGGAAAGAAAG GGGAGGAGTCTTTTACGGTGACATATATATTCCCAAATGGTGATACttatg AAGGAGAATGCTACCGCACATCAGAAGGTGTGGTAGTGAGGAGAGGGGTAGGCACCCAAAAAACAGCCTGTGGAATAACATACTCAGGACAATGGAGTGAAGACAAG atgaATGGTGATGGAGCCTTGGCGCACCCATCTGGTGCTAAATATGAGGGGGAGTTCCTGGACAATATGTACCATGGCAAGGGCACTTACTACTTTCCTGATGGAACCAAATACATTGGGACCTTCAATGAAAACAG GctagaaggagagggagagttcACTGATGCAGATGGACTGGAGTGGACTGGTGTCTTCCACAACCGAGCAGCACCTGGACTAAAACTCAAACTGAACATGTAA